In Artemia franciscana chromosome 8, ASM3288406v1, whole genome shotgun sequence, a genomic segment contains:
- the LOC136030638 gene encoding SWI/SNF complex subunit SMARCC2-like, producing the protein MSPVIACWQKPFEDEKVQSSPVIVPPPDKIKKSSLAEEGANQAAAALALSSAAVKAKHLAAAEERKIKSLVVLLLEIQMKNKQKQTPNRNRESNIL; encoded by the exons ATGTCCCCTGTTATAGCATGTTG GCAAAAACCCTTTGAAGATGAGAAAGTACAAAGCTCTCCAGTTATTGTTCCACCTCCCGATAAGATCAAGAAGTCCTCACTTGCTGAAGAGGGTGCCAATCAAGCTGCTGCTGCTCTGGCTTTGTCATCTGCTGCTGTCAAAGCGAAGCACTTGGCTGCTGCTGAGGAAAGGAAAATCAAGTCTCTGgttgttcttcttcttgaaattcAG atgaaaaacaaacagaaacagaCACCAAATAGGAACAGAGAGAGCAATATTCTATGA